AGTAAGCGAAGTCGGCAGGAGAAGCGGCATACCTGTCCAGATATCCCACCTCTACTGGCAGCCTTATACGAAAGGACTCGGGTGGATAACGAGAAACGTTATAAAACTGGGTTCTTTCGCGTACAACAAACTCAACATCCCGATACCTATAGAAAAAGGGCTTGCAAAAATAATTGGAATGATAGACGAACAGCGCCGGCAGGGTGTGGATGTAGCCTTCGATCTGGTGCCGACATCCCAGGGGTTCACGGAACTCTTCGCATTCCTTCCCCCGTATGTTTCTCAGGGCAGCAAACCCGAGGCGCTCGAAAGGCTCAAAGATTCTTCATTCAGGAAGAAGGTGCTTAACGACATATTTAATGTTGAGCCTGACTGGCCACACAGGGATGGCGCGACATGGTCCTTCAACTACCTGAAGATGACCGGGTGGGAAGGACTTCGCGTAATGGCGGTAATGAACCCGAAGAACAACTGGATGGAAGGGCTCACCTTCGTAGAGATTGGAAAGTCGATAGGGAAAAAGCCTTTCGACGCCCTGTGCGATCTCATGATAGAGGAAAAGGGCCAGGTCATGGTCTTCCATACGCCTCTCAAGCCGGATGACCCGTTTGCGTTCAGGTCCATGTGGCTTGGGTTCATGCACCCGCATTCCGTCCCGGCTACTGACACCATTCTAAGACCGATAGGCAGGCCTGCCCATGTGTTCTATGACTGCTTCCCGAGATTCATTTCATTCTTTGCAAGGGAAAACCCCATGATGAGCCTGGAGGAGGCGGTGAGGAAGACTACGTCGCTTCCGGCACAGATCGTGAGGATCAAAAACAGGGGCGTTCTTGAAAAGGGTGCATTCGCAGACATTACGATATTCGATTTCGACAGGCTGGGAACCAGGGCTGATTTCTACAGGCCGGATATTCATCCCGACGGGATCGAACACGTTATCGTAAACGGTTCTCCGGTATTATCATCAGGCCGGTTCATTAAGGACACCCTTGCCGGAGCGGTCATAAGAGGCAATCAATAATAGGATATCAGAAGGGGTAAAATCATGCGTAACCTTAAGGGCAAAACAGCCATAGTAACGGGCGCGGCAGGCGGCATCGGGACGCAGGTAGCAAAGATTCTAAATGATAACGGCGTAAAGCTCGTGCTTACCGACATTAACCAAGCGGGCCTTGAGAAGACTGCTGCAATGCTGTCCGGGTCTGTTGTAATCTTCAAGTGTGACATCACAAGCAGAGAAGAGGTCAAAGCTCTGGTGAACGAGGCTGTAAAGAGCTTCGGAACCATCGACATACTTGTAAACAACGCGGGTATAATAATACCATCACTGTTCGAGGATTGCCTTTTCGAAGACATAGAAAAACAGCTAAGAATAAACTTCATGGGCGCTCTCACATGCTCGTACGAGGTCATACCTATAATGAAGAAGGCGGGAGGCGGACATATTGTGACCGTATCCTCGATGGCGGGTCTCGTGCCGGAAACGTACAGTTCCATATACACGGCAACCAAGTTTGCGCTAAGGGGTTTCAACCTCACGCTCGGAATCGAGCTAAGAAAGCACAGGATAGGTGTTTCCACTATATTCCCGGATTCGGTTGCCACGCCCATGCTTCGCTATGAGGCAAGCCACGGAGGTTCGCCTCTTACGTTTCTTTCACCTCCGCAGGAGCCTGTTGTCATAGCCAGAGCCATATTGAAAGCCATACTCAGGAACAGGGCCGAAGTGTACTGTCCGGCTTCAACGGGAATTTTCTCTAAGGCCATTATGTGCTGGCCCTGGGCGGTTACAAAATTATGGCCTGTTCTTGAATTCATGGGAAGAAGAAACAGACCTGCCGTTGAAAAGGAACTCATGAAGACCATCCCCGAATAAAGCCGGGGCAGAAAAATACTCATAACATCATAGCAACTGGAGAAAACGACATGCAGCCGACTTTTTTCAAACTTCCCGTCGAGAAGCAGGAGATCATTCTTGATGCCGCTGCCGAGGTGTTCGCCGAAATGGGGTACAGCGGTTCAAATATCCCTAGCATTTGCAGAAAGGCAGGGGTTTCGACAGGCGCCCTGTATAAATATTTCAGGAACAAGGAAGCGCTTTTCCGTGCGGTCCTCGATCGCGGGGTAGGCATAATCCATTCATATTATGACAACTTCGAGACACTTGGCCGCCCTGTATTCGACTCAATCAGGGAACTGTTTCTCCTTCAATCCTCGATGGCAGACAAATACCGCGCATACCTGATTATATATATAGATATCGGAAGCTGCTCCATGAATGCCGTTACTGATTACATATCGGACCGCATAGAAAATATCGGACGTGATTTTTTTTATCACCTGATTGAGGAGGGAAAAAAACGGGGAGAGATAAACAAGCGCATAAGCAGCGTTCATGCGGCGTATATGATAGACAACTATGTGATGTTCAACGTGTATTCCCTTGTGTCAGAACATTACCGCAAACGCTTTGACCGTTTTTTCAGCAGGGTCGGCAGGCATTTAAGCCAGGAGCAGAAGGTGGATCTGATAATAAAATCATTAAAGATGTTTCTTGAATAACCTTGACATTAAAAACTTAAGATATTTCATGATAGTTGAAATTGTATGCCTTTTTTCCAAGGCGGGAGGTTTGTATGTCAGGGATGATGAATGCACGGCAATATGAAGAAAGCCTCAGAAAGCTCAGACTCAATGTTTTCATGTTCGGGAAGAGAATTACAGATGTTGTCGATAACCCCATCATTCGCCCGTCCATGTGTGCGGTTGCAGCCACCTATGAATATGCCGGCAGGCCCGGGTACGAAGATATACTTACTGCAACCTCACACATAACAGGCAAGAAGATCAACCGTTTCACGCATATCCACCAGAGCAGGGAAGACCTTATCAAAAAGAGCAAGATGGGGCGTCTTATGGGATCACTCACCGCATGCTGCTTCCAGAGATGTGTAGGTATGGACGCCATGAACGCGCTTTCCATTACAACGCATGCTGTTGATGAAAAATGCGGTACGGAATATAAGAGGCGATTTCTCAGGTTCCTTGAATATGTCCAGGAAAACGACCTTGTATGCGACGGCGCCATGACAGACACGAAGGGAGACCGTTCACTGCCTCCTGGCAGACAGCCTGATCCTGACGCATTCCTGCATGTTGATGAAGAGCTGCCCGACGGCATAGTTGTGAGCGGGGCAAAGGCGCATCAGACCGGTGCTGTCAACTCTCATGAAATAATAGTCATGCCGACAGTCACCATGAGGGATGAAGACAGGAAATATGCGGTCTCTTTCGCTGTTCCCAGCGACACGGAAGGGATCACATACATAATAGGCCGCCAGTCCTGCGATACCAGAAAACTTGAAGGAAAGGGCTTTGACAGGGGTAATATGTTCTACGGCGGGCATGAGGCGCTGGTGATATTTGATAGAGTGTTTGTGCCGTGGGAGCGGGTGTTCATGAACGGGGAGTATGAATTTACAACGCAGCTGGTCGAAAACTTTGCCGCCTACCACCGTCAGAGCTATGCATGCAAGGTGGGCGTAGGTGACGTGCTGATCGGGGCTGCACAGACGGTTGCAGAATATAACGGTGCAGAAAAGGCTTCCCACATAAAGGACAAGATAATAGAGATGAACCATTTGAACGAAACCCTTTACTGCGGATGCATCGCCTGCGCATCCGAGGGAAGGATGCAGCCGGGCGGGACGTATCTGGTCGATCTCTTGCTTGCTAATGTGCACAAACAGAATATCACCCGCATGCCCTATGAAATTGCAAGGCTTGCACAGGATATCGCAGGAGGCCTGGTCGTGACATGTCCTTCGGCAGAGGACCTTGAATCATCTGAAACCGGGAAATGGGTGGAAAAATATCTGAAGACAAAAGCCGATGTCCCTGCTGAGCACAGGATGAGGATACTCAGGCTCATCGAGAATATCACCATGGGCTCCGCCGCTGTCGGCTATCTGACTGAATCCATGCACGGTGCCGGTTCCCCCCAGGCGCAGAGGATAATGATCTCAAGGCTCGTGGACATGAAGAAGAAACAGAAGATTGCAAAGGAGCTTTGCGGCATAGAAAAGGGCGATAAATTTCCATGATATAGTATTTGACCGCATAATGATCTTCAAGAAATTCCCGGCACTCAAGGGATGTATTTAACTCAAGACCCGAGATAAAGATTGACTGTGTGGGTAGTGTATTGTATCCTGTTATCTCAAGACATGAGAAAACAATGGGGTGATCCGCATGGGTGCAATAGATCACAGTGCGTTGAAGCTTGGAAACCAGTTGCTTATACTTAATGTACTGCGGGAAAAAGGCCCTATGTCCAGGAATCAGCTTAAGGATGAGACAGGGCTTGCCTGGGGGACGATCACGGCGTTCGTTAAGGAGATGCTGCTTATGGACCTCATTGTCGAAACGGGGAAGAGCAGTTCAGATCTTGGCAGAAAGCCGGTGGGCATCGATATCAACACCAAGGCAAGATTCATTGTTGGCGTAAGGCTGGGCGGGACATACATCAAAAGCACCGTACTTGATCTGCGGGGGAAAGTCCTTTGCGAGAAGATATCAAACGTCAATCCCGATGATAAGAAGGAAAAAATTGTTGATCAGATCCTTAAGACGATCGATTCGGCTTTAAGACAACAGAAAGTGCGTAATGAACGCATTGCAGGTATCGGCTTTACTGCACCAGGCGCCATCGATACAGATAACGGGGTATGTCTTTACGCGCCAAGGCACCCGAAATGGAAAGATGTTCCGATAAAAGAAATTCTTCATGAGAGATATAAGGCCCCATGCTTTGTCGAGCATTCAAACAGCAGTTCGGCCTTGGGGGAGCAGTGGTTCGGTGCAGGGAAGAATATATCTGATTTTCTATGCGTGCCTATCGGGACAGGCATAA
The nucleotide sequence above comes from Desulfomonilia bacterium. Encoded proteins:
- a CDS encoding SDR family oxidoreductase, with amino-acid sequence MRNLKGKTAIVTGAAGGIGTQVAKILNDNGVKLVLTDINQAGLEKTAAMLSGSVVIFKCDITSREEVKALVNEAVKSFGTIDILVNNAGIIIPSLFEDCLFEDIEKQLRINFMGALTCSYEVIPIMKKAGGGHIVTVSSMAGLVPETYSSIYTATKFALRGFNLTLGIELRKHRIGVSTIFPDSVATPMLRYEASHGGSPLTFLSPPQEPVVIARAILKAILRNRAEVYCPASTGIFSKAIMCWPWAVTKLWPVLEFMGRRNRPAVEKELMKTIPE
- a CDS encoding TetR/AcrR family transcriptional regulator; its protein translation is MQPTFFKLPVEKQEIILDAAAEVFAEMGYSGSNIPSICRKAGVSTGALYKYFRNKEALFRAVLDRGVGIIHSYYDNFETLGRPVFDSIRELFLLQSSMADKYRAYLIIYIDIGSCSMNAVTDYISDRIENIGRDFFYHLIEEGKKRGEINKRISSVHAAYMIDNYVMFNVYSLVSEHYRKRFDRFFSRVGRHLSQEQKVDLIIKSLKMFLE
- a CDS encoding 4-hydroxyphenylacetate 3-hydroxylase family protein, producing MMNARQYEESLRKLRLNVFMFGKRITDVVDNPIIRPSMCAVAATYEYAGRPGYEDILTATSHITGKKINRFTHIHQSREDLIKKSKMGRLMGSLTACCFQRCVGMDAMNALSITTHAVDEKCGTEYKRRFLRFLEYVQENDLVCDGAMTDTKGDRSLPPGRQPDPDAFLHVDEELPDGIVVSGAKAHQTGAVNSHEIIVMPTVTMRDEDRKYAVSFAVPSDTEGITYIIGRQSCDTRKLEGKGFDRGNMFYGGHEALVIFDRVFVPWERVFMNGEYEFTTQLVENFAAYHRQSYACKVGVGDVLIGAAQTVAEYNGAEKASHIKDKIIEMNHLNETLYCGCIACASEGRMQPGGTYLVDLLLANVHKQNITRMPYEIARLAQDIAGGLVVTCPSAEDLESSETGKWVEKYLKTKADVPAEHRMRILRLIENITMGSAAVGYLTESMHGAGSPQAQRIMISRLVDMKKKQKIAKELCGIEKGDKFP
- a CDS encoding ROK family transcriptional regulator, whose amino-acid sequence is MGAIDHSALKLGNQLLILNVLREKGPMSRNQLKDETGLAWGTITAFVKEMLLMDLIVETGKSSSDLGRKPVGIDINTKARFIVGVRLGGTYIKSTVLDLRGKVLCEKISNVNPDDKKEKIVDQILKTIDSALRQQKVRNERIAGIGFTAPGAIDTDNGVCLYAPRHPKWKDVPIKEILHERYKAPCFVEHSNSSSALGEQWFGAGKNISDFLCVPIGTGISVGIIINGRIYRGYNGMAGEFGHTSIYPDGTKCICGRKGCLEEYASGRSLARQGNEIADRKKADVVMTSKLLCEAAESGDKKARKIFETMGQHLGIGLANLINILNPELIIISGGVSKASQFFLPSLEKALAGHAWDYSSRKIAISDLEDPVLMGAASLVLREIYVNGLLLKEKNGEKYE
- a CDS encoding amidohydrolase family protein, producing MHYDLIIRNGIIVDGSGKERFTGDIAIKDRKIREVGNLSDATAEKEIDATGKVVCPGFIDIHSHIDFAVAGEDQAEKLKPLIMQGVTTVIGGNCGFSSCYVPENNRDLTLTYLENLSGENQKKIVDWHTPDEFFNKLEKMGMLLNMGTLVGHGSLRVAASGLVTRLLDNDEMALLERYLDEAMEMGCLGMSTGLQYFPGLQSDTNELTKLGAILKKRGGIFTSHMRSYSHTIDKSIDEVSEVGRRSGIPVQISHLYWQPYTKGLGWITRNVIKLGSFAYNKLNIPIPIEKGLAKIIGMIDEQRRQGVDVAFDLVPTSQGFTELFAFLPPYVSQGSKPEALERLKDSSFRKKVLNDIFNVEPDWPHRDGATWSFNYLKMTGWEGLRVMAVMNPKNNWMEGLTFVEIGKSIGKKPFDALCDLMIEEKGQVMVFHTPLKPDDPFAFRSMWLGFMHPHSVPATDTILRPIGRPAHVFYDCFPRFISFFARENPMMSLEEAVRKTTSLPAQIVRIKNRGVLEKGAFADITIFDFDRLGTRADFYRPDIHPDGIEHVIVNGSPVLSSGRFIKDTLAGAVIRGNQ